In Companilactobacillus allii, one genomic interval encodes:
- the ssb gene encoding single-stranded DNA-binding protein, whose protein sequence is MINTVALTGRLTRDPELRYTSSNKPVASFKLAVNRQYTNSNGEREADFIDCVIWRGAEALVNNTSKGSLIGVEGRLQTRSYENQQGSRVFVTEVVCSSFSFLESKSEKQQKNNTDTNGYSNKLAEKTNKPAANKNADPFADNSKPIDISDDDLPF, encoded by the coding sequence ATGATTAACACCGTAGCGTTAACAGGACGCCTGACACGTGATCCAGAACTTAGATACACGTCAAGCAATAAACCGGTAGCAAGCTTCAAGCTGGCAGTTAACAGGCAATACACCAACTCAAATGGTGAACGAGAAGCAGACTTTATTGATTGTGTTATCTGGCGTGGCGCTGAGGCATTAGTCAACAACACGAGTAAAGGTTCACTTATTGGTGTTGAGGGACGTTTACAAACACGTTCTTATGAGAATCAGCAAGGCTCACGTGTATTTGTGACTGAGGTTGTATGCAGCAGTTTCTCATTTTTGGAGTCTAAGTCAGAGAAACAGCAGAAAAATAATACTGATACCAATGGTTACAGCAATAAACTAGCAGAAAAGACAAATAAACCTGCAGCAAATAAGAATGCCGATCCATTTGCAGATAACAGCAAACCGATAGATATATCGGATGACGATTTGCCATTCTAA
- a CDS encoding DNA cytosine methyltransferase: MKFLDLFAGIGGFRLGLEQAGHTCVGFVEIDKFARRSYEAIFDTEGEYTEHDINCSNTKELPEADIWCFGFPCQDISVAGKQKGFEGNRSSLFFAVTRKLHELEDKKKPSYLLIENVKNLLSINSGWDFASLQIELDSLGYDIEWDILNSKEVVPQNRERVFIIGHFRGRCTRKVFPIERKGEPIDSPKQKIIRVFDGRNTGTYGSQDVVSPDGIAGTLNTMGGGNREPKIAIREATKQGYAEAVVGDSVNFTQPNSKTRRGRVGSQRANTLQTGLNQGVVVPVLTPDRIVKRQNGRRFKENEDPMFTLNTQDRHGIYDGMSIRKLTPRECWRLQGFPDWAFDRAEKVNSNSQLYKQAGNSVTVPVIYEIAKRMN, encoded by the coding sequence ATGAAGTTTTTAGACTTATTCGCCGGAATCGGTGGTTTCAGACTAGGACTTGAACAAGCAGGACACACTTGTGTTGGATTCGTTGAAATAGACAAATTTGCTAGAAGAAGTTATGAAGCAATTTTTGATACAGAAGGAGAATATACAGAACATGACATTAACTGCAGTAACACAAAAGAATTACCCGAAGCAGACATCTGGTGTTTCGGCTTCCCCTGTCAAGATATTTCTGTCGCAGGAAAACAAAAAGGTTTTGAAGGAAATCGCTCCTCGTTATTCTTTGCCGTTACAAGAAAACTTCATGAACTCGAAGACAAAAAGAAACCTTCCTATTTACTCATTGAAAATGTTAAAAACTTACTTTCAATTAATTCAGGATGGGACTTTGCAAGCCTCCAAATTGAGTTGGACTCACTCGGGTATGACATCGAGTGGGACATTCTTAACTCAAAAGAAGTCGTGCCTCAAAACAGGGAAAGAGTATTCATTATCGGACATTTTAGAGGACGATGTACCAGAAAAGTATTTCCTATCGAAAGAAAAGGTGAACCAATTGATAGCCCAAAACAAAAAATAATTCGCGTGTTTGACGGGCGCAACACTGGCACTTATGGAAGCCAAGACGTTGTTTCACCAGATGGCATTGCCGGAACACTAAATACTATGGGTGGCGGTAACCGTGAACCTAAAATTGCTATCCGTGAAGCAACTAAACAGGGCTACGCCGAAGCAGTGGTGGGTGATTCAGTTAACTTTACACAGCCAAATAGCAAAACGAGACGCGGTCGCGTTGGAAGTCAAAGAGCTAACACATTGCAAACTGGATTAAATCAAGGTGTGGTTGTTCCAGTATTAACGCCTGATAGGATTGTTAAGCGTCAAAACGGTAGAAGATTTAAAGAAAATGAAGATCCTATGTTTACGTTAAATACACAGGATAGACACGGTATTTATGATGGTATGAGTATTCGCAAACTTACACCTCGCGAATGTTGGCGACTTCAAGGATTCCCAGACTGGGCATTTGATCGAGCAGAGAAAGTAAATAGTAATTCACAACTTTATAAACAGGCTGGTAATTCTGTGACAGTCCCAGTTATTTATGAAATTGCTAAAAGAATGAATTAG
- a CDS encoding ParB N-terminal domain-containing protein, translating to MNEEMKIQVVSIDSITPYPDNPRNNDDAVEPTAESIKQFGWQQPIVVDKNNVVIAGHTRLKAAEKLGLETVPIVVADLSDEQARAYRLADNKTGEMAYWDDKLLDQELSKITDIDMNLVGFNLDDIEPELPQDFFEENPDSESDSDTKNYLEWGSNKVLLSQNDIKILDDQFKKFNDGGENGSFVTFLVDK from the coding sequence ATGAATGAAGAAATGAAAATACAAGTCGTTTCAATTGATAGCATTACACCTTATCCAGACAATCCACGAAATAACGATGATGCTGTGGAACCTACTGCGGAATCTATTAAACAATTTGGGTGGCAACAACCAATTGTAGTTGATAAGAATAACGTTGTTATTGCGGGTCATACAAGGTTAAAAGCAGCCGAAAAATTAGGCTTGGAGACAGTTCCAATTGTAGTGGCTGATTTGTCTGATGAGCAGGCAAGAGCCTATAGACTGGCTGACAATAAGACTGGTGAAATGGCATATTGGGACGATAAATTGTTGGATCAAGAACTAAGCAAAATTACTGATATTGATATGAATTTGGTTGGATTTAATTTAGATGATATAGAACCAGAATTACCACAAGATTTTTTTGAAGAAAATCCAGATAGTGAATCCGATTCTGACACTAAGAATTATCTTGAATGGGGAAGTAATAAAGTTCTGCTATCTCAAAACGATATTAAGATTCTTGATGATCAATTTAAGAAATTCAATGATGGTGGAGAAAATGGAAGTTTTGTAACTTTTTTGGTAGATAAATGA
- a CDS encoding queuosine precursor transporter, whose translation MDKKDKKISTVTFMYLIFTLMFVSAVLIGNVLASKQIGWGTFGIPAGTLVFPLSYIMSDVVGEVYGYKAMRRIIWIGFAFTILQAVLMTLASYLPYPIWYQNNEAFQTIALSAPRILLAQITAYLVGEWANAAVISKMKANHYSKTNSKGAFSIRAVVSTLAGEFLDSAVFIPIAFLGVNPTNTMIASVILLTLIKVAYEIIMLPFTNWLVNKVKHHEEIDHVDLNIKYNLVGKVQNN comes from the coding sequence ATGGATAAAAAAGATAAGAAAATAAGCACAGTTACATTTATGTATTTAATTTTCACATTGATGTTTGTTAGTGCCGTATTAATTGGAAATGTATTAGCATCTAAACAAATTGGATGGGGAACATTTGGTATTCCAGCGGGAACTTTAGTATTCCCCTTGAGTTACATCATGAGTGATGTAGTTGGTGAAGTATATGGTTACAAAGCTATGAGAAGAATTATTTGGATTGGATTTGCATTCACTATTTTGCAAGCTGTTCTAATGACATTAGCAAGCTATTTGCCATATCCAATTTGGTATCAAAATAATGAAGCATTTCAAACTATTGCTTTAAGTGCTCCAAGAATCTTATTAGCACAGATTACTGCTTATTTAGTAGGAGAATGGGCAAACGCTGCAGTTATTAGCAAAATGAAAGCAAATCACTATTCAAAGACTAATAGCAAAGGTGCTTTTTCTATTCGTGCCGTTGTTTCAACACTAGCAGGAGAATTTTTAGATAGTGCAGTATTTATTCCAATTGCATTTTTAGGAGTTAATCCAACAAACACAATGATTGCATCGGTTATTCTTTTAACACTTATCAAAGTTGCTTATGAGATTATTATGTTGCCATTTACGAATTGGTTAGTTAATAAGGTAAAACATCATGAAGAGATTGATCATGTTGATCTCAATATTAAATACAATTTAGTCGGAAAAGTTCAAAACAATTAA
- a CDS encoding phage portal protein, with protein sequence MATDIDKGAVDRSINMLNGKRWGQYGFEEVNKIYMMPEDDWIKIKNDPLQIIKVLKYFLRHHYDKQLPRILGLERYYKGDNNIHYANFNKSSTRADNRVTSGFPKFITNIDVGYQVGNPIKFQYNDDKDSDNEDTDLEDAVTDFNSRNDEAYHEKVMKKNLSVTGRAYELEYVRSGTNEVAIKPIDPANAFVVYDTTVEQHSLFAVRYYLVNYMNKPKYYVEVYTDDTVYYFTDGQNPATDLKFDHKEEHYFFDVPLTEYLNNDERIGKWELEIDKIDAIDKSLSEMANSQEDYSNAIMWINGDFDITGEDGKQNEHPAIDRKAGVIWMKPSVINNLSGTGSTVIPASIGYVTKDVNVGDWKIYVDLLSAQIHKDTNTLDTTDSNFAGQQTGEAMSFKLLGSDQERSIQESLYTRGVMRRLRLLSNYLEVTGVISHADNVENFHIIYTPNLPKNDEKIVANSVSLVNTGKISNETFWDSIEPITGVNAETEKNRVDDEQNDELEKDPLQKVFTPKENETGQSIDSKEVANDDSKVK encoded by the coding sequence ATGGCAACCGATATTGATAAGGGTGCAGTTGATCGAAGTATTAACATGCTTAATGGTAAGCGATGGGGTCAATATGGATTCGAAGAAGTAAATAAGATCTATATGATGCCAGAAGATGACTGGATCAAGATTAAGAATGACCCACTTCAAATTATTAAAGTATTGAAGTATTTCCTGCGACATCATTACGATAAGCAACTACCGAGAATCCTAGGGTTAGAACGATATTATAAAGGCGATAATAATATTCACTATGCCAACTTTAATAAGAGTTCTACCCGTGCTGATAATCGTGTTACGAGTGGGTTTCCTAAGTTTATAACCAATATAGATGTAGGTTATCAGGTTGGTAATCCTATCAAGTTCCAATATAACGATGATAAGGATAGCGATAACGAAGATACCGATCTAGAAGATGCGGTTACTGACTTCAACAGCCGTAACGATGAGGCGTATCACGAAAAGGTTATGAAAAAGAATCTTAGTGTTACCGGTCGAGCTTATGAATTGGAATATGTCAGAAGTGGAACTAATGAAGTTGCAATCAAACCAATTGATCCTGCTAATGCGTTCGTTGTGTACGATACGACAGTCGAACAACACTCATTGTTTGCAGTCAGATATTATCTTGTTAATTACATGAACAAGCCAAAATACTACGTTGAGGTGTACACAGACGATACCGTTTATTACTTCACAGACGGGCAGAACCCTGCTACTGATTTAAAGTTTGATCACAAGGAAGAACATTACTTCTTTGATGTTCCGTTAACCGAATATCTCAATAATGATGAGCGTATAGGTAAGTGGGAACTCGAAATAGATAAGATTGATGCCATTGATAAATCATTGTCCGAAATGGCTAACAGTCAAGAAGACTACAGTAATGCAATTATGTGGATTAATGGCGACTTTGATATTACTGGCGAAGATGGCAAGCAAAATGAACACCCTGCAATTGACCGAAAAGCTGGAGTAATTTGGATGAAACCATCAGTGATTAATAATTTGAGTGGAACTGGTAGCACAGTTATTCCCGCTTCCATTGGATATGTTACTAAAGATGTTAATGTAGGCGATTGGAAGATTTATGTTGATCTACTCTCGGCACAGATTCACAAGGATACGAACACATTAGATACCACCGATAGTAATTTTGCTGGTCAACAAACTGGAGAGGCTATGTCATTTAAGCTGTTGGGTAGTGATCAAGAACGTTCTATTCAGGAATCGTTATATACCCGTGGTGTCATGCGTCGTCTAAGGTTGCTTTCAAACTATTTGGAAGTCACTGGTGTTATATCGCACGCAGATAACGTGGAGAATTTCCATATTATCTACACTCCTAACCTACCTAAGAACGATGAAAAGATTGTGGCTAATTCTGTATCACTTGTTAATACTGGCAAGATTTCAAATGAAACATTTTGGGATAGCATTGAGCCTATCACTGGTGTTAATGCTGAAACTGAGAAGAATCGCGTTGATGATGAGCAGAACGACGAGCTGGAGAAAGACCCACTTCAAAAAGTGTTCACACCAAAAGAGAATGAAACAGGTCAATCAATTGATAGCAAGGAGGTAGCCAACGATGATAGTAAAGTTAAATGA
- a CDS encoding DUF4355 domain-containing protein, which yields MKSLLKAPLKLNLQFFAEGDGGTEGSQPAGNDNQVATEDEKETDGEDDPKDKEDEKKYTRADFRKMFAGQMNEFKSKELPDLLKEAEQRGAERAKMSDKEKADADKKQREDELNKREQALNQREALADTTTRLSNEGLPTSFAPMLNDLDADKRATNIDNFKKVFSEAVHTGVLDQTKGGKTPSAGDGATHEENSGAQFAEQANKQGQGTIKDDPWKLK from the coding sequence ATGAAATCACTATTAAAAGCACCATTAAAGTTAAATTTACAATTTTTTGCCGAGGGTGACGGTGGCACTGAAGGTAGTCAACCTGCTGGAAATGACAATCAGGTAGCAACAGAAGACGAAAAGGAAACAGATGGCGAAGATGATCCAAAAGATAAAGAAGACGAGAAGAAATATACTCGCGCTGATTTCCGCAAGATGTTCGCTGGTCAAATGAATGAATTTAAATCTAAAGAGTTACCCGATTTGTTAAAAGAGGCAGAACAACGTGGAGCGGAACGTGCCAAGATGTCGGATAAGGAAAAGGCCGACGCTGATAAAAAGCAACGTGAAGACGAATTAAATAAGAGAGAACAGGCTTTAAATCAACGTGAAGCACTTGCCGATACTACGACACGTTTATCCAACGAGGGACTACCTACATCATTTGCACCAATGTTAAATGATCTTGATGCTGATAAGCGAGCAACTAACATTGATAACTTTAAAAAGGTATTCAGTGAGGCTGTTCATACTGGCGTTCTTGATCAAACTAAAGGTGGCAAAACACCAAGTGCTGGAGATGGTGCAACTCATGAAGAAAATTCTGGTGCTCAATTTGCTGAACAAGCAAACAAGCAAGGTCAAGGGACAATTAAAGATGACCCTTGGAAATTAAAATAG
- a CDS encoding Gp49 family protein has translation MENKISEEYINDLINRSDIEVKTVYDKVTLVTCKLPNGFVLVESSGAVSKENYDLDMGKQTCMEHIKNELWKLEGYSLANKLMGAK, from the coding sequence ATGGAAAATAAAATTTCAGAAGAATATATTAATGATTTGATCAATAGATCGGATATTGAGGTTAAAACAGTTTATGACAAGGTTACGTTAGTTACTTGCAAATTACCAAATGGATTCGTGTTAGTAGAATCTAGTGGAGCTGTCAGCAAAGAAAATTATGATCTGGATATGGGTAAGCAAACTTGCATGGAACATATTAAGAACGAGTTATGGAAGCTAGAAGGTTACTCACTAGCAAATAAATTGATGGGGGCAAAATAA
- a CDS encoding PBSX family phage terminase large subunit yields MANLTKLFTPKQLKVLDQVINNSDWRLMINYGAVRAGKTFVDNFIFLLDVRHAAQVAQGQGVTHPQYILGGVSSKTIQNNVLNEITNTFGIEFHFDKHNSFNIQFEGLPPVKIIQAFTGSIAGLGAIRGMTAYGAYINEASLSNEQVFAEIRNRCSPEGARVVCDTNPDIPTHWLKTKYIDNPNHSKTIISNHFVIDDNTFLSPDFIRTTKETEPTGMYYDRAVLGLWVSGEGTVYKDFNEKTMLIDHADVPDNLRYVAGVDWGYEHKGSIVVIGVDDSNNNKYLVEEHTAQFEEIDYWTDVAIDIKQRYGNIPFYADSARPEHVAHFQEVGLNCMNAYKSVLTGIEYVAKSMKVGAFFVVKQAIDNTGLDKKSNNYHYFLDEIYTYVWNEKTGEPVKENDDVMDTIRYAIASDERMKLKPKVNSHAKNISDLRGLGVI; encoded by the coding sequence ATGGCGAATCTGACTAAATTGTTCACACCTAAACAGTTAAAGGTTCTTGATCAAGTTATTAACAATAGCGATTGGCGTTTAATGATTAATTATGGCGCTGTCCGTGCTGGAAAGACGTTTGTAGATAACTTTATATTCTTGCTGGACGTAAGGCATGCTGCACAGGTTGCTCAAGGCCAAGGTGTTACACACCCGCAATATATATTGGGCGGTGTATCAAGTAAGACTATTCAGAATAATGTTCTTAATGAGATCACTAATACATTTGGGATTGAATTTCATTTCGACAAACATAATTCGTTCAATATTCAATTTGAGGGATTACCACCAGTCAAGATTATTCAAGCGTTTACGGGTTCGATTGCTGGTTTAGGTGCTATCCGTGGTATGACAGCTTATGGCGCTTATATTAATGAAGCCTCGCTATCTAATGAGCAGGTCTTTGCAGAAATTAGAAATAGATGTTCGCCAGAAGGTGCGCGTGTTGTATGTGACACCAACCCAGATATACCAACTCACTGGTTAAAGACTAAATATATTGATAATCCTAACCACTCAAAGACAATAATTAGTAATCATTTCGTTATCGATGACAATACATTTCTATCGCCTGATTTCATTAGGACTACTAAAGAAACAGAACCGACAGGAATGTATTATGATCGCGCTGTATTAGGGCTGTGGGTATCTGGTGAGGGTACCGTCTATAAGGATTTCAACGAGAAGACCATGTTAATTGATCACGCTGATGTTCCAGATAATCTTAGATATGTGGCTGGCGTCGATTGGGGATATGAGCATAAAGGCTCAATCGTTGTTATTGGTGTTGATGATTCAAATAACAATAAGTATCTAGTTGAAGAACACACAGCTCAATTTGAAGAGATAGACTACTGGACAGACGTTGCGATTGATATTAAGCAAAGATATGGCAATATACCTTTCTACGCTGATTCGGCACGTCCAGAGCATGTAGCTCATTTCCAAGAAGTAGGATTAAATTGTATGAACGCTTATAAATCAGTTTTAACAGGTATCGAATACGTGGCTAAGTCCATGAAAGTCGGCGCCTTTTTTGTTGTTAAACAAGCAATTGACAACACGGGATTGGATAAGAAATCTAATAACTATCATTATTTTCTTGATGAGATTTATACCTACGTTTGGAATGAAAAGACTGGCGAACCAGTCAAAGAAAATGATGATGTCATGGATACAATACGTTATGCCATTGCATCAGACGAAAGAATGAAGTTGAAACCTAAAGTTAATAGCCATGCTAAGAATATTAGTGACTTACGTGGTTTAGGAGTTATTTAA
- a CDS encoding DNA-methyltransferase: MNKCELFNDNFQNYKRYGIPKAQLVIADIPYNLANNAYASNPVWYVDGNNKNGESDKANATFFDTDVNFNIAEFFHFCSHMLVKEPKQSGKAPAMIVFCSFQQQEMVIKYAKRYGFEHYIPITFVKKTSAQVLKANMRIVGASEYALVLYRDKLPKFNNDGLMVKNWFEWEVDNSYPKIHPTQKPIPVLKRLIRIFTDKNDVVIDPVAGSGSTLLAAAELERESFGFEINKKTCREANEKMLKNISLSLL; the protein is encoded by the coding sequence ATGAATAAATGTGAGTTATTTAATGACAATTTCCAGAATTATAAAAGGTATGGTATTCCAAAAGCTCAATTAGTGATTGCGGATATTCCATATAATCTTGCTAATAATGCTTATGCATCCAACCCTGTTTGGTATGTAGATGGCAATAACAAGAATGGCGAGAGTGATAAGGCGAACGCTACATTCTTTGATACAGACGTTAATTTCAATATAGCCGAGTTCTTTCATTTCTGTAGCCATATGTTAGTCAAAGAGCCGAAACAGTCAGGAAAGGCTCCGGCAATGATTGTATTCTGTTCCTTTCAACAACAAGAAATGGTTATCAAATATGCAAAAAGATATGGATTTGAACATTATATTCCGATCACATTCGTTAAGAAGACATCAGCACAAGTGTTGAAAGCTAACATGCGGATAGTAGGTGCATCAGAGTATGCGCTTGTCTTATATAGGGATAAGTTACCAAAATTTAATAACGATGGGTTGATGGTCAAGAATTGGTTCGAATGGGAAGTCGATAATAGTTATCCTAAGATACACCCGACACAAAAGCCCATTCCAGTTTTGAAAAGATTGATCAGAATATTTACAGATAAAAATGATGTCGTGATTGATCCTGTTGCTGGTAGTGGATCAACGTTATTGGCTGCTGCCGAACTGGAACGGGAATCATTTGGATTTGAGATAAATAAGAAGACGTGTAGGGAAGCAAATGAAAAAATGCTAAAGAACATATCATTGTCCTTACTTTGA
- the queC gene encoding 7-cyano-7-deazaguanine synthase QueC: MKAVVLLSGGMDSAVCLAKIIEEYGNNNVMAVGFRYGQKHQQNHYYAKKIADYFNVKMIDLDIDVRAFKGSDSTLLNDKKIKHESYAQVLKDSDTGIADTYVPFRNGLMLSQVAALAYSQKANYVVYGAHKDDYAGNAYPDTSPAFYKAMNEAINVGTNGKINVIAPLINMDKAGVVKLGTQLGVPFEFTRTCYEGDDVSCGECATCLDRINAFKQNDLVDPIPYAINIDWNN, encoded by the coding sequence ATGAAAGCAGTAGTTTTATTATCTGGCGGAATGGATTCTGCCGTCTGTTTGGCAAAGATTATCGAAGAATATGGAAATAACAATGTAATGGCTGTTGGATTTAGATATGGACAAAAGCACCAACAAAATCATTATTATGCAAAGAAGATTGCTGACTACTTCAATGTAAAGATGATTGATTTAGATATTGATGTTAGAGCATTTAAAGGATCCGATTCAACACTTTTAAACGATAAAAAAATTAAGCACGAAAGCTACGCTCAGGTATTAAAAGACAGTGACACGGGTATTGCAGACACGTATGTTCCATTTAGAAATGGATTGATGTTGTCACAGGTTGCGGCACTTGCATATAGCCAGAAAGCAAACTATGTGGTATATGGTGCACATAAGGATGATTATGCTGGAAATGCTTATCCTGATACCTCACCAGCATTTTATAAAGCCATGAATGAGGCTATTAATGTTGGAACTAATGGCAAGATTAATGTTATTGCACCATTGATAAATATGGATAAAGCAGGAGTAGTAAAACTGGGCACACAATTAGGTGTGCCTTTTGAATTTACTCGAACATGTTATGAGGGTGACGACGTTTCATGCGGAGAATGTGCTACTTGTTTAGACCGGATTAATGCTTTTAAGCAAAATGATCTAGTTGATCCAATTCCTTATGCAATTAATATTGATTGGAATAACTAA
- a CDS encoding ArpU family phage packaging/lysis transcriptional regulator, with amino-acid sequence MGLLPAVNSNRTQDNVRNFLTDEFPRFIVKSGYSQLEVQSPRISDLPKSQIVGNNIEDGMIDYFESNRIVLAVVKAIDRCPKPYSKILRMAYIEEMNDTDIIVTVPYERSQFYRLKAKAFLWFADTFEDTCDLHIYAKENV; translated from the coding sequence GTGGGATTGTTACCAGCAGTTAACTCAAATAGAACTCAAGATAATGTTAGAAATTTTCTAACTGACGAATTTCCACGCTTCATAGTTAAATCGGGGTACAGCCAACTAGAGGTGCAATCCCCAAGGATTTCGGATCTACCAAAGTCACAGATAGTTGGAAACAATATTGAAGATGGGATGATTGATTATTTTGAATCAAATAGAATTGTTCTAGCTGTCGTTAAAGCAATTGATAGATGTCCTAAACCTTATTCTAAAATTTTGAGAATGGCTTATATTGAAGAAATGAATGACACAGATATTATTGTTACTGTTCCTTATGAACGTAGCCAATTTTATAGATTAAAAGCAAAAGCATTTTTGTGGTTTGCAGACACGTTTGAAGATACATGTGATTTACATATTTATGCTAAAGAAAATGTTTGA
- a CDS encoding minor capsid protein, protein MKLSKDQAIRLAKLVYGQESKRVKEIEQAYKQLQTDTIDTINSYVNDDKSWNAKAPLDDIKQLLEDVKNLYDDLNDDEQNLVRMAFSDNKLKSNGDMLLAKVTGLIIGVAIYQRRQLIGGTADISKAYEVKSYQSAKKIIKKTPKLSGKTQGRRFSSNVDVIMQKMARNAVLDRHIDTDIISSINKQTLQTIRKVRDIAERAAKSNKDSLNWQNEVANVLTGGNRLTNGQMGRAAGMIRTATAQSINRTTLEGLKKRKVKRYKFVSLEAPTTCADCHNLDGKIFNVADAEEGVNYPLIHINCQCIVTEVNEDDDWDTSTHDITEDFKKL, encoded by the coding sequence ATGAAACTATCTAAAGATCAAGCTATTAGATTAGCAAAGTTAGTTTATGGTCAGGAAAGTAAGCGGGTCAAAGAGATTGAACAGGCTTATAAGCAATTGCAGACCGATACAATCGACACTATTAATTCTTATGTCAACGATGATAAGAGCTGGAATGCTAAAGCTCCATTAGATGACATCAAGCAACTATTGGAAGACGTTAAAAACTTATATGATGATCTGAACGATGATGAACAGAATCTCGTTAGAATGGCATTTAGTGATAATAAGTTGAAGTCAAATGGCGATATGTTGCTGGCCAAAGTTACCGGATTGATTATCGGAGTAGCAATATATCAAAGACGCCAATTAATTGGTGGTACTGCTGATATTTCCAAGGCTTATGAAGTTAAAAGTTACCAGTCTGCTAAGAAAATAATAAAAAAAACGCCTAAATTGAGTGGTAAAACTCAAGGAAGACGTTTTTCAAGTAATGTTGATGTAATTATGCAAAAGATGGCAAGAAATGCTGTTCTGGATCGACATATTGATACAGATATTATTTCATCAATCAATAAACAAACACTTCAAACTATCCGAAAGGTACGTGATATTGCTGAACGTGCAGCCAAATCTAATAAGGATTCATTAAACTGGCAAAACGAGGTGGCTAACGTATTAACTGGTGGTAATAGATTAACTAACGGTCAAATGGGAAGAGCTGCAGGAATGATTCGAACAGCTACAGCTCAATCTATTAATAGAACAACGTTAGAAGGTCTAAAGAAACGTAAGGTTAAGCGGTACAAATTTGTATCACTTGAGGCACCAACAACTTGTGCTGATTGTCATAATTTAGATGGCAAAATATTCAATGTAGCTGATGCTGAGGAGGGCGTTAACTACCCGCTGATACATATAAATTGCCAATGTATTGTTACGGAGGTTAACGAAGATGATGATTGGGATACGTCAACTCACGACATTACAGAAGATTTCAAGAAGCTATAG
- a CDS encoding helix-turn-helix domain-containing protein gives MAKYKEWLTEEGLLKLEGMARDGLTNEQIAHTIRVNPDTLYTWIRKYSEISEALKKGKDVIDRKVENSLLDRAMGTSTTVTTYAMVKVDDEVLKVRRFNFLNEYKLDHPDLSKKQLAMVAIDKVPTYERIPIKEVHNELPPDTSAAIFWLKNRKPDIYRDQSFKNLNEANTRKATAEAKIAEAKAIDVSNGTDQQMESIDKLLSTITSEVEQDGESD, from the coding sequence ATGGCTAAGTATAAAGAGTGGTTAACAGAGGAAGGACTTCTTAAATTAGAGGGAATGGCTCGTGACGGATTAACCAATGAACAAATAGCACATACGATACGTGTGAATCCTGACACTTTATATACATGGATTAGGAAGTATTCCGAGATATCCGAGGCCCTAAAAAAAGGTAAAGATGTAATTGATAGGAAAGTAGAAAATTCACTGTTAGATAGAGCCATGGGGACATCTACAACCGTTACAACATATGCCATGGTTAAAGTTGATGATGAAGTGCTAAAGGTTAGACGGTTCAATTTTCTAAACGAATATAAGTTAGATCATCCTGATTTGAGTAAGAAACAATTAGCCATGGTTGCTATTGATAAGGTGCCGACATACGAACGTATTCCGATTAAAGAGGTTCATAACGAGTTACCTCCTGATACGAGTGCAGCTATATTCTGGCTGAAGAATAGAAAGCCTGACATTTATCGTGATCAATCATTTAAGAATCTTAATGAGGCTAATACCAGAAAAGCAACTGCAGAAGCTAAGATTGCGGAAGCTAAAGCTATTGACGTATCTAACGGTACCGACCAACAAATGGAATCTATCGATAAATTATTATCGACAATAACATCGGAGGTGGAACAAGATGGCGAATCTGACTAA